From Daphnia pulicaria isolate SC F1-1A chromosome 4, SC_F0-13Bv2, whole genome shotgun sequence, one genomic window encodes:
- the LOC124336234 gene encoding uncharacterized protein LOC124336234 yields the protein MVCVRPRMKSTESGNSSMNFSISGQCPVSWQTSSLIKPSPKPSTLAVILNIFKAELVEISDLWIGLKKTSKGFEWMDQSSWTYEHRIEWAVDRGTYDRNSYGVSLTTIIPEPSRGILESSSLKWKMWPKEARLNGFICQKEIFPQPEATLQMHLDISYRPLVTAKRVPLLVREVQIVDTPKDLQLKDYELNSATKNEPLFISRLSCFFDNSNFIEDYESGDAMINYKVIETKVPGTIEWRAAEISCETWDEWSPETIRASWIISGDPYGNASFSSLIVWLRHRTVNYSSEIHDATFKASSSQRAAFKRSLHDVFVQEFVKLYPLYMDSLLSASEPVAFESEPFPNHHLLVKYRILINLNPLMGRMDGYGNLWSPDNGEFLEFSRQPMELMTTLSWPKSTVGSRVASAPHCVTRDGLMLRRRCLGDRSSGLYWE from the coding sequence ATGGTTTGCGTCAGACCCAGAATGAAATCGACGGAGTCCGGTAATTCAAGCATGAACTTTTCCATAAGCGGCCAATGCCCAGTAAGCTGGCAAACGTCTTCGCTAATAAAGCCTTCGCCTAAGCCTTCAACATTGGCTGTTATACTAAATATCTTTAAGGCAGAGCTTGTTGAAATTTCTGACTTATGGATCGGTCTAAAGAAGACTAGCAAGGGATTTGAATGGATGGATCAGTCCAGCTGGACCTATGAACACAGAATTGAATGGGCGGTGGACAGAGGAACCTACGACAGGAACAGTTACGGAGTTTCTTTGACAACTATTATTCCTGAACCATCAAGAGGAATCCTAGAATCGTCGTCGTTAAAGTGGAAAATGTGGCCCAAAGAGGCTCGCCTCAACGGTTTTATTtgtcaaaaagaaatatttcctCAACCAGAAGCAACTCTTCAGATGCATTTAGATATTTCTTACAGGCCTTTAGTTACAGCGAAACGTGTTCCCTTGCTTGTACGAGAAGTTCAAATCGTGGATACTCCAAAAGATTTGCAGCTGAAAGACTATGAACTCAACTCAGCCACCAAAAATGAGCCACTTTTCATTTCCAGGCTGTCTTGTTTTTTTGACAACTCAAACTTCATTGAAGATTACGAATCCGGCGACGCCATGATTAATTACAAAGTAATTGAGACGAAAGTTCCTGGTACCATAGAATGGCGAGCGGCAGAAATTAGTTGCGAAACCTGGGACGAATGGTCACCTGAAACTATACGTGCTTCATGGATTATCTCTGGCGATCCATATGGAAACGCATCATTTTCGTCTCTAATTGTGTGGCTACGGCATCGAACTGTAAATTACTCAAGTGAAATTCACGACGCAACTTTTAAAGCTAGTAGCAGTCAAAGGGCAGCCTTCAAACGATCCTTACATGACGTGTTCGTCCAAGAATTCGTCAAACTCTATCCTCTTTACATGGATAGTTTACTCTCTGCTTCTGAACCCGTGGCGTTTGAATCTGAACCTTTTCCCAACCACCATTTGCTTGTCAAGTATCGCATTCTCATAAATCTGAATCCCTTAATGGGAAGAATGGACGGGTACGGTAATCTTTGGTCACCCGACAATGGGGAGTTTCTTGAATTTTCCCGCCAGCCAATGGAACTGATGACTACTCTTAGTTGGCCGAAATCAACTGTGGGGTCCAGAGTCGCTTCAGCTCCACATTGTGTCACTCGGGACGGGCTCATGCTAAGACGGCGATGCCTTGGTGATCGTTCCAGTGGTCTTTATTGGGAATAG
- the LOC124336449 gene encoding uncharacterized protein LOC124336449 produces the protein MKTVVHYITKITKGNLKQFKKAICEYCSHLVVFNNAQTLNSHIFDEHSGYFKEITEKFYYYADQLAEERFKMAVEELKSEIAGQELFVIFLNPSLKAKVEKLMGDMENKRGTKRKVPKVNTSTPHSSTSKNRKIAGENPVVNAVSPTSTSRHQISITSPLPSTSSDYHQSSGPSGYPKFQGQAKKKKEYEGDRLQQSQHDKVPRTAVHPTTVETDLDVGSRTFF, from the exons ATGAAAACTGTAGTACATTACATTACGAAGATAACAAAAGGAAACTTGAAGCAATTCAAAAAAGCAATATGTGAATATTGTTCACATCTCGTTGTGTTCAACAATGCCCAAACACTAAACAGTCACATATTTGACGAACACAGTGGATATTTCAAGGAGATAACGGAAAAATTCTACTATTATGCCGACCAACTAGCCGAAGAACGGTTTAAAATGGCTGTTGAGGAACTGAAATCCGAGATTGCAGGACAAGAAttatttgtcatttttctAAATCCAAGCCTAAAG gcaaaagttgaaaaattaatgGGAGATATGGAAAACAAACGTGGAACGAAAAGGAAAGTTCCTAAAGTGAACACCTCCACCCCTCACAGCAGTACCAGCAAGAACAGGAAGATTGCAGGGGAGAATCCCGTCGTCAACGCAGTCTCTCCTACGAGCACTTCTCGTCACCAGATATCGATCACCTCGCCGTTGCCGTCAACATCATCTGATTATCATCAGAGTTCAGGACCGTCCGGTTACCCAAAATTCCAAGGccaagcgaagaagaagaaagaatacgAAGGGGATCGCCTTCAACAATCGCAACATGATAAGGTTCCTCGAACGGCAGTTCATCCCACTACAGTCGAAACCGATTTGGATGTCGGTTcacgtacttttttttaa